The following are encoded in a window of Balaenoptera ricei isolate mBalRic1 chromosome 1, mBalRic1.hap2, whole genome shotgun sequence genomic DNA:
- the ZMYM1 gene encoding zinc finger MYM-type protein 1 isoform X3 has product MKESTTDGECDKAVAPQLKRLDEIKAEPDNAQEYCQAQQPRTQENDLKINTTFSDNASQMTTGIQLSLASSGMNKMLPSVSTTAIQVSCSGCKKILQKGQTAYQRKGSTQLFCSTPCITEYISSLNSPALPKRTCSNCSKDILNLKDVISIQLEDTTTSKTFCSQSCLSSYEEKRKPFDTICTNSIPAKCSMCQKTTVKPAKTLTSVLCKSLKPSDEMIETTNDSGKTELFCSVHCFSAYSKAKMESSTVNVSMVHDASTDLLSPKKDTTPVISNIVSLADTHEALPVMNSDELQGTVSSVTANVVEDISKTSPSESSNGVANSNVEQPSLSPSSSVLSQHTTGSSIEVQKDHVSNQDATNSMKSMKISDGLRHPKFTSKVQKVKGKSRSIKKSWCSNFQQLENSIKKDVIFCYSCQLFCQKKFSYGGESFAAQGISNWKKTLEKFRRHEKSEMHSKSLQFWREYQFCDEAVNDSLSNHSKQIEGNKKYLKLIIENILFLGKQCLLLRGNDQSVSSVNKGNFLELLEIRAKDKGEEIFRLTNSQVDFYNSTQIQNDIIEIIKTEMLQDIVNEINVSSAFSIICEETTDSATKGQFSICVRYPQKTSKAILIKERFLGFIDVEEMTGTNLHRSIKTYLQQIGVDLDKIRGQAYDSTSNWRGNFNKIAAEFKKEEPRALYLHCYAHFLDLAVIRFCKEVKELRSALNTLSSLFSTIHGEMCVNFQNIYKLSQNKTCKKHTSQSCWTVHDRTLLSVIEGLPEVIETLEVLSSHSSNTSLADELSDLLALVSKFEFIFCLKFLYRVLSVTGILSKELQSETIDIFSLSSKIEAILECLSSERNDIYFKTIWDGAEEVCQKITCKGFEVERPSFQKRRKIQKTIDPSNSDSMFFPTSTEEQYKINIYYQGLDTILQNLKLCFSEFDYCKMKQISELLLKWNEPLNEATAKDVQEFYKLDADIIPELRFYRQYAKLNFVLDYDCISFSNLGHLFIQHGLHNNIPCISMLLYIALSWPVTSASVENSFSTLSRLKTYLCHTRGQEKLSGLALMAVEQELVNKLMEPERLSGTVEKFILQVKEI; this is encoded by the exons ATGAAAGAATCAACAACAGATGGTGAATGTGACAAGGCAGTGGCACCACAACTGAAGAGGCTAGATGAAATTAAGGCAGAACCTGACAATGCTCAG GAGTATTGTCAAGCCCAACAGCCCAGAACTCAGGAGAATGACCTGAAAATAAACACTACGTTTTCAGACAATG CTTCTCAGATGACTACAGGCATTCAGCTTTCTCTGGCATCATCTGGCATGAATAAGATGCTTCCCTCAGTTTCAACCACAGCTATTCAGGTTTCCTGTTCTGGCTgtaaaaaaattcttcaaaaggGGCAAACTGCTTATCAGAGGAAAGGGTCTACTCAGCTTTTCTGCTCCACACCGTGCATCACTGAATACATTTCATCTCTCAATTCACCAGCTCTTCCGAAGAGAACTTGTTCAAACTGCTcaaa agacaTTTTAAATCTAAAGGATGTGATCAGTATCCAGCTGGAAGATACTACCACTAGCAAAACTTTTTGCAGCCAATCTTGTCTTTCAtcatatgaagaaaaaagaaaaccatttgaTACCATATGTACTAATAGCATTCCAGCCAAGTGCAGCATGTGTCAGAAGACTACTGTT AAACCAGCCAAAACACTTACATCTGTTCTTTGCAAATCATTGAAACCCTCAGACGAAATGATTGAGACTACCAATGACTCGGGGAAGACAGAGCTTTTCTGCTCTGTTCATTGTTTCTCTGCTTACAGTAAAGCTAAGATGGAATCTTCTACAG taaATGTTTCCATGGTGCATGATGCTTCAACAGATCTCCTTTCTCCGAAGAAAGATACAACTCCAGTTATAAGCAATATAGTGTCATTGGCAGATACTCATGAAGCCCTGCCCGTCATGAACTCTGATgaattacaag GTACAGTTTCTTCAGTAACAGCAAATGTCGTTGAGGAT ATTTCTAAGACTTCACCCAGTGAATCAAGTAATGGTGTTGCTAATAGTAATGTGGAACAGCCAAGCCTTTCACCATCTTCATCAGTACTCAGTCAGCATACAACTGGCTCCAGTATAGAAGTACAAAAAGATCATGTGTCAAACCAAGATGCTACAAACAGTATGAAATCCATGAAAATAAGCGACGGACTACGTCACCCAAAATTTacatccaaagtacaaaaagttaAAGGTAAATCACGAAGTATTAAAAAATCTTGGTGTTCAAATTTTCAGCAATTAGAAAACAGTATTAAAAAGGATGTGATATTCTGTTATTCGTGTCAGTTGTTCTGCCAAAAAAAATTTAGCTATGGAGGAGAGTCATTTGCAGCCCAAGGGATTTCCAATTGGAAAAAAACTCTGGAAAAATTCAGAAGGCATGAAAAAAGTGAAATGCATTCAAAGTCATTGCAGTTTTGGAGGGAATACCAGTTTTGTGATGAAGCCGTTAATGACAGTTTATCTAATCATTCAAAACAGATTGAGGGAAATAAAAAGTACCTAAAGCttataattgaaaatattttatttcttggaaaGCAGTGTTTACTCTTAAGAGGAAATGACCAGTCTgtttcatctgtgaataaaggcaATTTTTTAGAATTGTTAGAAATCCGAGCAaaagataaaggagaagaaatattTCGACTTACGAATTCACAAGTTGACTTCTACAATAGTACACAAATTCAAAATGATATTATTGAAATAATAAAGACTGAAATGTTACAAGATATTGTAAATGAGATCAATGTCTCCTCAGCTTTTTCAATAATATGTGAAGAAACAACTGATAGTGCCACTAAAGGACAATTCTCAATTTGTGTAAGATACCCACAGAAAACATCAAAGGCTATATTAATTAAAGAAAGATTTTTGGGTTTCATAGATGTTGAAGAGATGACTGGGACCAACTTACACAGGAGTATTAAAACTTACCTGCAGCAAATTGGAGTTGATTTGGATAAAATACGAGGCCAGGCCTATGATAGCACCAGTAATTGGAggggaaattttaataaaattgcaGCAGAATTCAAGAAGGAAGAGCCAAGAGCTTTATACCTGCATTGTTATGCACATTTTTTGGATTTAGCAGTGATTAGGTTTTGCAAAGAAGTAAAAGAGCTCCGAAGTGCTCTAAATACTCTCAGTTCTTTGTTCAGCACTATTCATGGGGAAATGTGTgtaaattttcaaaacatttataaGCTAAGTCAAAATAAAACATGCAAGAAACATACATCACAATCATGTTGGACAGTCCATGATCGTACGTTACTATCTGTGATTGAGGGTCTTCCAGAGGTTATTGAAACACTGGAAGTTCTATCAAGCCATTCTTCAAACACAAGTTTAGCTGATGAATTGAGTGATTTGTTGGCATTGGTTTCCAAATTTGAGTTTATCTTTTGTTTGAAATTCCTTTATCGAGTACTAAGTGTTACAGGAATTCTTTCCAAAGAGCTTCAAAGTGAAACCATagacattttttctttgtcttcaaaaaTAGAAGCAATTTTGGAATGTTTATCATCTGaaagaaatgatatttatttCAAAACTATCTGGGATGGAGCAGAGGAAGTATGTCAAAAAATAACCTGTAAAGGTTTTGAAGTTGAAAGGCCTTcatttcagaaaagaagaaaaattcagaaaacaatagATCCTAGCAATTCAGACAGTATGTTTTTTCCTACCTCAACAGAAgaacaatataaaattaatatttattaccaAGGCTTGGATACtatattacaaaatttaaaattgtgtttttcaGAGTTTGATTATTGTAAAATGAAGCAGATTTCAGAACTGTTACTTAAATGGAATGAACCGTTAAATGAAGCAACAGCTAAAGATGTCCAAGAATTTTATAAACTTGATGCAGACATCATCCCAGAACTTAGATTTTATCGGCAATATGCAAAGCTCAACTTTGTCCTAGATTATGATTGCATCAGCTTCAGCAATCTTGGCCATTTGTTTATTCAGCATGGTCTTCACAATAATATTCCTTGCATATCAATGCTATTATATATTGCTTTGTCTTGGCCAGTTACTTCAGCAAGTgttgaaaattcattttctacACTGTCTCGtcttaaaacatatttatgtCATACCAGGGGACAAGAAAAGCTTAGTGGCTTAGCCCTAATGGCTGTTGAGCAGGAATTGGTAAATAAACTGATGGAACCTGAAAGACTCAGTGGAACTGTGGAAAAGTTTATCCTACAGGTGAAAGAAATATAA
- the ZMYM1 gene encoding zinc finger MYM-type protein 1 isoform X1 has product MKESTTDGECDKAVAPQLKRLDEIKAEPDNAQEYCQAQQPRTQENDLKINTTFSDNASQMTTGIQLSLASSGMNKMLPSVSTTAIQVSCSGCKKILQKGQTAYQRKGSTQLFCSTPCITEYISSLNSPALPKRTCSNCSKDILNLKDVISIQLEDTTTSKTFCSQSCLSSYEEKRKPFDTICTNSIPAKCSMCQKTTVIQYEVKYQNMKRSLCSNACFSKFHSANNLIMNCCENCGAYCSTSSSLFHILHMEAQSHYFNSSKSITAHKQKPAKTLTSVLCKSLKPSDEMIETTNDSGKTELFCSVHCFSAYSKAKMESSTVNVSMVHDASTDLLSPKKDTTPVISNIVSLADTHEALPVMNSDELQGTVSSVTANVVEDISKTSPSESSNGVANSNVEQPSLSPSSSVLSQHTTGSSIEVQKDHVSNQDATNSMKSMKISDGLRHPKFTSKVQKVKGKSRSIKKSWCSNFQQLENSIKKDVIFCYSCQLFCQKKFSYGGESFAAQGISNWKKTLEKFRRHEKSEMHSKSLQFWREYQFCDEAVNDSLSNHSKQIEGNKKYLKLIIENILFLGKQCLLLRGNDQSVSSVNKGNFLELLEIRAKDKGEEIFRLTNSQVDFYNSTQIQNDIIEIIKTEMLQDIVNEINVSSAFSIICEETTDSATKGQFSICVRYPQKTSKAILIKERFLGFIDVEEMTGTNLHRSIKTYLQQIGVDLDKIRGQAYDSTSNWRGNFNKIAAEFKKEEPRALYLHCYAHFLDLAVIRFCKEVKELRSALNTLSSLFSTIHGEMCVNFQNIYKLSQNKTCKKHTSQSCWTVHDRTLLSVIEGLPEVIETLEVLSSHSSNTSLADELSDLLALVSKFEFIFCLKFLYRVLSVTGILSKELQSETIDIFSLSSKIEAILECLSSERNDIYFKTIWDGAEEVCQKITCKGFEVERPSFQKRRKIQKTIDPSNSDSMFFPTSTEEQYKINIYYQGLDTILQNLKLCFSEFDYCKMKQISELLLKWNEPLNEATAKDVQEFYKLDADIIPELRFYRQYAKLNFVLDYDCISFSNLGHLFIQHGLHNNIPCISMLLYIALSWPVTSASVENSFSTLSRLKTYLCHTRGQEKLSGLALMAVEQELVNKLMEPERLSGTVEKFILQVKEI; this is encoded by the exons ATGAAAGAATCAACAACAGATGGTGAATGTGACAAGGCAGTGGCACCACAACTGAAGAGGCTAGATGAAATTAAGGCAGAACCTGACAATGCTCAG GAGTATTGTCAAGCCCAACAGCCCAGAACTCAGGAGAATGACCTGAAAATAAACACTACGTTTTCAGACAATG CTTCTCAGATGACTACAGGCATTCAGCTTTCTCTGGCATCATCTGGCATGAATAAGATGCTTCCCTCAGTTTCAACCACAGCTATTCAGGTTTCCTGTTCTGGCTgtaaaaaaattcttcaaaaggGGCAAACTGCTTATCAGAGGAAAGGGTCTACTCAGCTTTTCTGCTCCACACCGTGCATCACTGAATACATTTCATCTCTCAATTCACCAGCTCTTCCGAAGAGAACTTGTTCAAACTGCTcaaa agacaTTTTAAATCTAAAGGATGTGATCAGTATCCAGCTGGAAGATACTACCACTAGCAAAACTTTTTGCAGCCAATCTTGTCTTTCAtcatatgaagaaaaaagaaaaccatttgaTACCATATGTACTAATAGCATTCCAGCCAAGTGCAGCATGTGTCAGAAGACTACTGTT atTCAGTATGAAGTAAAATACCAGAACATGAAACGTAGTCTTTGCAGTAATGCCTGTTTTTCAAAGTTTCACTCTGCTAACAACCTCATCATGAACTGTTGTGAGAACTGTGGAGCTTACTGTTCCACTAGCTCTAGTCTGTTCCATATACTTCACATGGAAGCACAGTCTCATTACTTTAATAGTTCAAAGAGTATTACAGCACATAAGCAG AAACCAGCCAAAACACTTACATCTGTTCTTTGCAAATCATTGAAACCCTCAGACGAAATGATTGAGACTACCAATGACTCGGGGAAGACAGAGCTTTTCTGCTCTGTTCATTGTTTCTCTGCTTACAGTAAAGCTAAGATGGAATCTTCTACAG taaATGTTTCCATGGTGCATGATGCTTCAACAGATCTCCTTTCTCCGAAGAAAGATACAACTCCAGTTATAAGCAATATAGTGTCATTGGCAGATACTCATGAAGCCCTGCCCGTCATGAACTCTGATgaattacaag GTACAGTTTCTTCAGTAACAGCAAATGTCGTTGAGGAT ATTTCTAAGACTTCACCCAGTGAATCAAGTAATGGTGTTGCTAATAGTAATGTGGAACAGCCAAGCCTTTCACCATCTTCATCAGTACTCAGTCAGCATACAACTGGCTCCAGTATAGAAGTACAAAAAGATCATGTGTCAAACCAAGATGCTACAAACAGTATGAAATCCATGAAAATAAGCGACGGACTACGTCACCCAAAATTTacatccaaagtacaaaaagttaAAGGTAAATCACGAAGTATTAAAAAATCTTGGTGTTCAAATTTTCAGCAATTAGAAAACAGTATTAAAAAGGATGTGATATTCTGTTATTCGTGTCAGTTGTTCTGCCAAAAAAAATTTAGCTATGGAGGAGAGTCATTTGCAGCCCAAGGGATTTCCAATTGGAAAAAAACTCTGGAAAAATTCAGAAGGCATGAAAAAAGTGAAATGCATTCAAAGTCATTGCAGTTTTGGAGGGAATACCAGTTTTGTGATGAAGCCGTTAATGACAGTTTATCTAATCATTCAAAACAGATTGAGGGAAATAAAAAGTACCTAAAGCttataattgaaaatattttatttcttggaaaGCAGTGTTTACTCTTAAGAGGAAATGACCAGTCTgtttcatctgtgaataaaggcaATTTTTTAGAATTGTTAGAAATCCGAGCAaaagataaaggagaagaaatattTCGACTTACGAATTCACAAGTTGACTTCTACAATAGTACACAAATTCAAAATGATATTATTGAAATAATAAAGACTGAAATGTTACAAGATATTGTAAATGAGATCAATGTCTCCTCAGCTTTTTCAATAATATGTGAAGAAACAACTGATAGTGCCACTAAAGGACAATTCTCAATTTGTGTAAGATACCCACAGAAAACATCAAAGGCTATATTAATTAAAGAAAGATTTTTGGGTTTCATAGATGTTGAAGAGATGACTGGGACCAACTTACACAGGAGTATTAAAACTTACCTGCAGCAAATTGGAGTTGATTTGGATAAAATACGAGGCCAGGCCTATGATAGCACCAGTAATTGGAggggaaattttaataaaattgcaGCAGAATTCAAGAAGGAAGAGCCAAGAGCTTTATACCTGCATTGTTATGCACATTTTTTGGATTTAGCAGTGATTAGGTTTTGCAAAGAAGTAAAAGAGCTCCGAAGTGCTCTAAATACTCTCAGTTCTTTGTTCAGCACTATTCATGGGGAAATGTGTgtaaattttcaaaacatttataaGCTAAGTCAAAATAAAACATGCAAGAAACATACATCACAATCATGTTGGACAGTCCATGATCGTACGTTACTATCTGTGATTGAGGGTCTTCCAGAGGTTATTGAAACACTGGAAGTTCTATCAAGCCATTCTTCAAACACAAGTTTAGCTGATGAATTGAGTGATTTGTTGGCATTGGTTTCCAAATTTGAGTTTATCTTTTGTTTGAAATTCCTTTATCGAGTACTAAGTGTTACAGGAATTCTTTCCAAAGAGCTTCAAAGTGAAACCATagacattttttctttgtcttcaaaaaTAGAAGCAATTTTGGAATGTTTATCATCTGaaagaaatgatatttatttCAAAACTATCTGGGATGGAGCAGAGGAAGTATGTCAAAAAATAACCTGTAAAGGTTTTGAAGTTGAAAGGCCTTcatttcagaaaagaagaaaaattcagaaaacaatagATCCTAGCAATTCAGACAGTATGTTTTTTCCTACCTCAACAGAAgaacaatataaaattaatatttattaccaAGGCTTGGATACtatattacaaaatttaaaattgtgtttttcaGAGTTTGATTATTGTAAAATGAAGCAGATTTCAGAACTGTTACTTAAATGGAATGAACCGTTAAATGAAGCAACAGCTAAAGATGTCCAAGAATTTTATAAACTTGATGCAGACATCATCCCAGAACTTAGATTTTATCGGCAATATGCAAAGCTCAACTTTGTCCTAGATTATGATTGCATCAGCTTCAGCAATCTTGGCCATTTGTTTATTCAGCATGGTCTTCACAATAATATTCCTTGCATATCAATGCTATTATATATTGCTTTGTCTTGGCCAGTTACTTCAGCAAGTgttgaaaattcattttctacACTGTCTCGtcttaaaacatatttatgtCATACCAGGGGACAAGAAAAGCTTAGTGGCTTAGCCCTAATGGCTGTTGAGCAGGAATTGGTAAATAAACTGATGGAACCTGAAAGACTCAGTGGAACTGTGGAAAAGTTTATCCTACAGGTGAAAGAAATATAA
- the ZMYM1 gene encoding zinc finger MYM-type protein 1 isoform X4 — protein sequence MKESTTDGECDKAVAPQLKRLDEIKAEPDNAQEYCQAQQPRTQENDLKINTTFSDNASQMTTGIQLSLASSGMNKMLPSVSTTAIQVSCSGCKKILQKGQTAYQRKGSTQLFCSTPCITEYISSLNSPALPKRTCSNCSKDILNLKDVISIQLEDTTTSKTFCSQSCLSSYEEKRKPFDTICTNSIPAKCSMCQKTTVIQYEVKYQNMKRSLCSNACFSKFHSANNLIMNCCENCGAYCSTSSSLFHILHMEAQSHYFNSSKSITAHKQKPAKTLTSVLCKSLKPSDEMIETTNDSGKTELFCSVHCFSAYSKAKMESSTVNVSMVHDASTDLLSPKKDTTPVISNIVSLADTHEALPVMNSDELQGTVSSVTANVVEDISKTSPSESSNGVANSNVEQPSLSPSSSVLSQHTTGSSIEVQKDHVSNQDATNSMKSMKISDGLRHPKFTSKVQKVKEFDYCKMKQISELLLKWNEPLNEATAKDVQEFYKLDADIIPELRFYRQYAKLNFVLDYDCISFSNLGHLFIQHGLHNNIPCISMLLYIALSWPVTSASVENSFSTLSRLKTYLCHTRGQEKLSGLALMAVEQELVNKLMEPERLSGTVEKFILQVKEI from the exons ATGAAAGAATCAACAACAGATGGTGAATGTGACAAGGCAGTGGCACCACAACTGAAGAGGCTAGATGAAATTAAGGCAGAACCTGACAATGCTCAG GAGTATTGTCAAGCCCAACAGCCCAGAACTCAGGAGAATGACCTGAAAATAAACACTACGTTTTCAGACAATG CTTCTCAGATGACTACAGGCATTCAGCTTTCTCTGGCATCATCTGGCATGAATAAGATGCTTCCCTCAGTTTCAACCACAGCTATTCAGGTTTCCTGTTCTGGCTgtaaaaaaattcttcaaaaggGGCAAACTGCTTATCAGAGGAAAGGGTCTACTCAGCTTTTCTGCTCCACACCGTGCATCACTGAATACATTTCATCTCTCAATTCACCAGCTCTTCCGAAGAGAACTTGTTCAAACTGCTcaaa agacaTTTTAAATCTAAAGGATGTGATCAGTATCCAGCTGGAAGATACTACCACTAGCAAAACTTTTTGCAGCCAATCTTGTCTTTCAtcatatgaagaaaaaagaaaaccatttgaTACCATATGTACTAATAGCATTCCAGCCAAGTGCAGCATGTGTCAGAAGACTACTGTT atTCAGTATGAAGTAAAATACCAGAACATGAAACGTAGTCTTTGCAGTAATGCCTGTTTTTCAAAGTTTCACTCTGCTAACAACCTCATCATGAACTGTTGTGAGAACTGTGGAGCTTACTGTTCCACTAGCTCTAGTCTGTTCCATATACTTCACATGGAAGCACAGTCTCATTACTTTAATAGTTCAAAGAGTATTACAGCACATAAGCAG AAACCAGCCAAAACACTTACATCTGTTCTTTGCAAATCATTGAAACCCTCAGACGAAATGATTGAGACTACCAATGACTCGGGGAAGACAGAGCTTTTCTGCTCTGTTCATTGTTTCTCTGCTTACAGTAAAGCTAAGATGGAATCTTCTACAG taaATGTTTCCATGGTGCATGATGCTTCAACAGATCTCCTTTCTCCGAAGAAAGATACAACTCCAGTTATAAGCAATATAGTGTCATTGGCAGATACTCATGAAGCCCTGCCCGTCATGAACTCTGATgaattacaag GTACAGTTTCTTCAGTAACAGCAAATGTCGTTGAGGAT ATTTCTAAGACTTCACCCAGTGAATCAAGTAATGGTGTTGCTAATAGTAATGTGGAACAGCCAAGCCTTTCACCATCTTCATCAGTACTCAGTCAGCATACAACTGGCTCCAGTATAGAAGTACAAAAAGATCATGTGTCAAACCAAGATGCTACAAACAGTATGAAATCCATGAAAATAAGCGACGGACTACGTCACCCAAAATTTacatccaaagtacaaaaagttaAAG AGTTTGATTATTGTAAAATGAAGCAGATTTCAGAACTGTTACTTAAATGGAATGAACCGTTAAATGAAGCAACAGCTAAAGATGTCCAAGAATTTTATAAACTTGATGCAGACATCATCCCAGAACTTAGATTTTATCGGCAATATGCAAAGCTCAACTTTGTCCTAGATTATGATTGCATCAGCTTCAGCAATCTTGGCCATTTGTTTATTCAGCATGGTCTTCACAATAATATTCCTTGCATATCAATGCTATTATATATTGCTTTGTCTTGGCCAGTTACTTCAGCAAGTgttgaaaattcattttctacACTGTCTCGtcttaaaacatatttatgtCATACCAGGGGACAAGAAAAGCTTAGTGGCTTAGCCCTAATGGCTGTTGAGCAGGAATTGGTAAATAAACTGATGGAACCTGAAAGACTCAGTGGAACTGTGGAAAAGTTTATCCTACAGGTGAAAGAAATATAA